The Kaustia mangrovi genome has a segment encoding these proteins:
- the rpmA gene encoding 50S ribosomal protein L27, translating to MAHKKAGGSSRNGRDSAGRRLGVKKFGGEAVIPGNIILRQRGTKWHPGTNVGMGKDHTIFALTEGKVEFSTGRSGRTFVSVVPVPANAS from the coding sequence ATGGCGCACAAGAAGGCAGGCGGCTCCTCACGCAATGGACGCGATTCGGCCGGCCGCAGGCTCGGCGTGAAGAAGTTCGGTGGCGAGGCCGTCATTCCGGGCAACATCATCCTGCGCCAGCGTGGCACCAAATGGCATCCCGGCACCAATGTCGGCATGGGCAAGGACCACACCATCTTTGCGCTTACCGAGGGCAAAGTGGAGTTCAGCACGGGCCGCAGCGGACGGACCTTCGTCTCCGTCGTACCGGTACCGGCCAACGCCAGCTGA
- the proB gene encoding glutamate 5-kinase: MDAMSRLGEARRVVVKIGSALLVEQATGRLDHDWLDTLIDDVAELRAGGAEVVIVSSGAIALGRGTLGLPRHRAKLEESQAAAAVGQVTLAHAYQRSLARHGLVAAQVLLTLNDTEERRRYLNARNTLTTLIQKGAVPVINENDTVATSEIRYGDNDRLAARVTSMVSADTLVLLSDVDGLYTASPESDPDAALVPEVHAITAEIEAMAGKPVSGVGTGGMVTKLEAARIALGAGANMAIASGRVAHPLRRILQDGPSTWFLGSGSPVAERKRWIAGALVPVGRLMVDDGAVEALDKGRSLLPAGVSRIEGHFARGDTVSILAPSGVEIARGLVAYDREDAERIAGRRSGEIETILGWRGRDEMVHRDDLVLIRS; the protein is encoded by the coding sequence CTGGACGCCATGAGCCGCCTCGGCGAGGCCCGGCGCGTCGTCGTCAAGATCGGATCCGCCCTCCTCGTCGAACAGGCGACCGGACGGCTCGACCATGACTGGCTCGACACACTGATCGACGACGTCGCCGAGCTCAGGGCCGGCGGCGCGGAGGTCGTCATCGTGTCCTCCGGCGCCATCGCGCTCGGGCGCGGCACGCTCGGCCTGCCGCGCCACAGGGCGAAGCTGGAGGAAAGCCAGGCCGCCGCCGCCGTCGGGCAGGTGACGCTCGCCCACGCCTATCAGCGCTCTCTCGCCCGCCACGGCCTCGTCGCCGCGCAGGTACTGCTTACCCTCAACGACACCGAGGAGCGCCGGCGCTATCTCAATGCGCGCAACACGCTCACCACCCTCATCCAGAAGGGCGCGGTGCCGGTGATCAACGAGAACGACACGGTCGCGACCTCCGAGATCCGCTATGGCGACAACGACCGGCTCGCCGCCCGGGTGACGAGCATGGTCTCCGCGGACACGCTGGTCCTGCTGTCCGATGTCGACGGGCTCTATACCGCCTCGCCCGAGAGCGACCCCGATGCGGCGCTCGTCCCGGAGGTCCACGCCATCACGGCGGAGATCGAGGCGATGGCCGGAAAGCCCGTGAGCGGCGTGGGCACGGGCGGCATGGTCACCAAGCTGGAGGCCGCCCGCATCGCGCTTGGCGCCGGCGCCAACATGGCGATCGCGTCCGGCCGGGTCGCCCATCCGCTCAGGCGCATCCTGCAGGACGGCCCTTCCACATGGTTCCTCGGCTCCGGGTCCCCGGTGGCGGAGCGCAAGCGCTGGATCGCCGGCGCGCTCGTGCCCGTGGGCCGGCTGATGGTCGACGACGGCGCGGTCGAGGCCCTCGACAAGGGGCGCAGCCTGCTTCCGGCGGGCGTGTCCCGGATCGAGGGGCACTTTGCACGCGGCGACACGGTGAGTATTCTCGCTCCCTCCGGCGTCGAGATCGCGCGCGGGCTCGTCGCCTATGACCGCGAGGACGCCGAACGGATCGCCGGGCGCAGGAGCGGCGAGATCGAGACGATACTGGGCTGGCGCGGCCGGGACGAAATGGTGCACCGGGACGACCTCGTCCTGATCAGGAGTTGA
- a CDS encoding GNAT family N-acetyltransferase, with translation MTELATLDSRDRHTRATDRLILARPERADAARIARLANERALAENTSRIPHPYRLSDAEAWLDTVAAMAPEDAPMGIYLNIPDPVLIGAVGIEQGTFAPDPELGYWIGAPYRGRGFATEAARAMIAHAFEHRGLSAIGAGCRITNIASRRVLEACGFAFIGLGRQYLLALDRKEPMDRFRLTRQAWLRRHG, from the coding sequence ATGACCGAACTGGCCACTCTCGACAGCCGCGACAGGCACACACGCGCAACCGACCGGCTGATCCTCGCGCGCCCCGAGCGCGCCGATGCCGCGCGCATCGCCCGGCTCGCCAATGAGCGCGCGCTTGCGGAGAACACATCCCGCATCCCCCACCCCTACCGCCTTTCCGACGCCGAGGCCTGGCTCGACACCGTGGCCGCCATGGCGCCGGAGGATGCGCCCATGGGCATCTATCTCAACATCCCGGATCCGGTCCTCATCGGCGCGGTGGGCATCGAGCAGGGCACCTTCGCCCCCGACCCGGAGCTCGGCTACTGGATCGGCGCGCCCTATCGCGGCCGCGGTTTCGCGACGGAGGCGGCCCGGGCGATGATCGCCCATGCCTTCGAGCATCGCGGGCTCAGCGCCATCGGCGCGGGCTGCCGGATCACCAATATCGCCTCGCGCCGGGTCCTGGAGGCCTGCGGCTTCGCCTTCATCGGTCTCGGTCGGCAATATCTGCTGGCGCTCGACCGCAAGGAGCCCATGGACCGGTTCCGGCTGACACGCCAGGCCTGGCTGCGCCGCCACGGCTAG
- the obgE gene encoding GTPase ObgE has product MKFLDRAKVYVRAGDGGNGCLSFRREKYIEYGGPDGGDGGRGGDVWVEAVDGLNTLIDYRYRQHFKAPRGGHGMGKNRTGAGGRPVVLKVPVGTQVFEEDEETPIADLTEVGQRVLLARGGNGGFGNTRFKSSTNRAPRRANPGEAGEERWIWLRLKLIADAGLVGLPNAGKSTFLSHVSAARPKIADYPFTTLNPVLGVVRRGTASFVLADIPGLIEGAHEGAGLGDRFLGHVERCAVLLHLVDATGEDPVAAYRTVRAELAGYGRGLEEKAEIVALNKTDALAPDDLDGIAARFAAETGVEPLRLSGVSGAGVDTAIAMVADAVNARREAEKAGTDTSGEGDDADETAEGWTP; this is encoded by the coding sequence ATGAAATTTCTCGACCGAGCGAAAGTCTATGTCCGTGCGGGCGACGGCGGTAATGGCTGCCTGAGCTTCCGGCGGGAGAAGTATATCGAGTATGGCGGGCCGGACGGCGGCGACGGCGGCCGCGGCGGCGATGTCTGGGTGGAGGCCGTGGATGGCCTCAACACGCTCATCGACTATCGCTACCGCCAGCACTTCAAGGCCCCGCGCGGCGGCCACGGCATGGGCAAGAACCGCACCGGCGCCGGCGGCCGGCCCGTCGTGCTCAAGGTGCCGGTGGGCACGCAGGTCTTCGAGGAGGACGAGGAGACGCCGATCGCCGACCTGACCGAGGTCGGCCAGCGCGTCCTGCTGGCGCGCGGCGGCAATGGCGGCTTCGGCAATACGCGCTTCAAGTCCTCCACCAACCGCGCCCCGCGCCGGGCCAATCCCGGCGAGGCCGGCGAGGAACGGTGGATCTGGCTCCGGCTGAAGCTGATCGCCGATGCCGGCCTCGTGGGCCTGCCCAATGCCGGAAAGTCGACCTTCCTGTCGCATGTGAGCGCGGCGCGCCCGAAGATCGCCGACTACCCCTTCACGACGCTCAACCCCGTGCTCGGCGTGGTGCGCAGGGGCACCGCCTCGTTCGTGCTCGCCGACATTCCGGGCCTCATCGAGGGCGCCCATGAGGGCGCGGGGCTCGGCGACCGCTTCCTCGGCCATGTGGAGCGTTGCGCGGTGCTCCTGCATCTGGTCGACGCCACGGGCGAGGATCCGGTCGCGGCCTACCGCACGGTGCGCGCCGAGCTTGCCGGCTATGGACGCGGGCTCGAGGAGAAGGCGGAGATCGTCGCCCTCAACAAGACCGACGCGCTCGCGCCCGACGACCTCGACGGGATCGCGGCGCGGTTCGCCGCGGAAACGGGGGTCGAGCCCCTGAGGCTCTCCGGCGTCAGCGGCGCGGGCGTCGATACGGCCATCGCCATGGTCGCCGACGCCGTCAACGCCCGCCGCGAGGCGGAGAAGGCCGGCACCGACACATCCGGGGAGGGTGACGACGCGGACGAGACGGCGGAGGGCTGGACGCCATGA
- a CDS encoding glutamate-5-semialdehyde dehydrogenase, with translation MSLAEETATQTIAATMAELGQRARDAASRLAQAPAEAKNAALRAMAAAIRADCPHILAANARDLERAEASGRPAAFLDRLRLDRERVEAMARGIEAIAELPDPVGEVTAEWTRPNGLRIARTRTPIGVIGIVYESRPNVTADAGALCMKAGNAVILRGGSDSFASSEAIVACLRAGLAEAGLPEAAIQMVPTADRSAVGFMLEGLGGTIDLIVPRGGKSLVARVQTEARVPVFAHLEGICHVYVDRDADADMAREIVVNAKMRRTGICGAAETLLVDRAGADRHLAGLVGALIDAGCEVRGDSEVQAADPRVVPASEEDWSTEYLDRIIAAHVVDGVDEAIAHIARYGSQHTESIVTQNTETADRFLTSVDSAIVLHNASTQFADGGEFGMGAEIGIATGKLHARGPVGLEQLTSFKYIVRGSGQTRS, from the coding sequence ATGAGCCTTGCGGAGGAGACCGCGACGCAGACGATCGCCGCGACGATGGCGGAGCTCGGGCAACGGGCGCGGGACGCGGCGTCCCGCCTCGCACAGGCGCCGGCGGAGGCCAAGAACGCCGCGCTGCGCGCCATGGCGGCCGCCATCCGGGCGGACTGTCCGCACATCCTCGCCGCCAATGCCCGCGATCTGGAGCGGGCGGAGGCGTCCGGCCGGCCCGCCGCTTTCCTCGACCGGCTGAGGCTCGACCGGGAGCGCGTCGAGGCCATGGCCCGAGGGATCGAGGCCATCGCCGAGCTGCCCGACCCGGTGGGCGAGGTCACCGCGGAATGGACGCGCCCCAACGGCCTCAGGATCGCGCGCACGCGAACGCCCATCGGCGTCATCGGTATCGTCTATGAAAGCCGGCCCAATGTGACCGCCGATGCGGGCGCGCTGTGCATGAAGGCGGGCAATGCGGTCATCCTGCGCGGCGGCAGCGACAGCTTCGCCTCCAGCGAGGCCATCGTGGCCTGCCTCAGGGCCGGCCTTGCCGAGGCCGGGCTGCCGGAGGCTGCGATCCAGATGGTGCCGACCGCCGACCGCAGCGCGGTGGGCTTCATGCTCGAGGGCCTCGGCGGCACCATAGACCTCATCGTCCCGCGCGGCGGCAAGAGCCTCGTGGCGCGCGTCCAGACGGAGGCGCGGGTGCCGGTCTTCGCCCATCTGGAGGGCATCTGCCATGTCTATGTGGACCGCGACGCCGATGCGGACATGGCGCGCGAGATCGTCGTCAACGCCAAGATGCGCCGGACCGGCATCTGCGGCGCGGCGGAAACCCTGCTCGTGGACCGGGCCGGCGCGGACCGGCATCTGGCGGGCCTTGTCGGCGCCCTGATCGATGCGGGCTGCGAGGTGCGCGGCGACAGCGAGGTCCAGGCCGCCGATCCGCGCGTCGTGCCTGCCAGCGAGGAGGACTGGTCGACGGAGTATCTCGACAGGATCATCGCCGCGCACGTCGTCGACGGCGTGGACGAGGCGATTGCGCATATCGCGCGCTACGGTTCGCAGCATACGGAGTCCATCGTGACGCAGAACACCGAGACCGCGGACCGCTTCCTAACGAGCGTCGACAGCGCCATCGTGCTGCACAACGCCTCCACCCAGTTCGCCGATGGCGGCGAGTTCGGCATGGGCGCGGAGATCGGCATCGCCACGGGCAAGCTTCACGCGCGCGGTCCCGTGGGGCTGGAGCAACTCACCAGTTTCAAGTATATCGTGCGCGGTAGCGGCCAGACACGATCCTAA